In Zingiber officinale cultivar Zhangliang chromosome 3B, Zo_v1.1, whole genome shotgun sequence, a single window of DNA contains:
- the LOC122055877 gene encoding pentatricopeptide repeat-containing protein At1g71060, mitochondrial-like codes for MVLIYLYRSLAKVAKPRIFKSYRSAAGHHDIAVTYSKHIHSLCDSVESTQVNPAKKEICQVDGRQFVAGGLKSFDHNSLETKFVVEPVTDCETPNSCAKICDEAERICKILSNQPNLNINSSLDEAGISVSPTLVAEVLKRLSNAGMITHYFFSWAEKQKGFVYTSEIFHHLIEALGKIKQFRLIWNLVDIMMRRGLLKRETFTLIIRRYVRAKKLKEAVESFEKMSLFGLKAELSDYNSLIDTISKSKNVKKAQEICNEMKRTKRFIPDLKTHTILLEGWGLVRDLASLRVAYQKMLDEGIVPDVVTYGIIINAFCKSGMCDDAIKIFNEMEANNCKPSPHIYCSLINGLGSEKRLDEALKYFELSKANGSPPELPTYNAVVGSYCWVLKFEDAFRIIVEMKKCGIGPNARTLEIVLQHLIKAEKIEEAYANFQSMENKFGCEPQLNTYSMMLNMFCTVERIDMAIKVWNQMNEKGIPPCMHMFSTMINGFCSMNRLDDVCRYFQEMLDRGIRPPGQLYSKVKDTLLDGGRRDLAIHFGLELDQLRNTPLHG; via the coding sequence ATGGTTTTGATTTACCTATATCGGTCACTTGCAAAAGTTGCAAAACCGAGAATTTTCAAATCTTATCGCTCTGCAGCTGGTCATCATGATATTGCAGTCACTTATAGTAAACATATTCACAGTTTGTGTGATTCAGTAGAGAGCACACAGGTAAATCCTGCGAAGAAGGAGATATGTCAAGTAGATGGCCGACAATTTGTAGCGGGTGGGTTGAAGTCTTTCGATCACAATTCACTGGAAACAAAATTTGTTGTCGAGCCCGTTACTGACTGTGAGACGCCAAATTCTTGTGCCAAAATCTGTGATGAAGCTGAAAGAATTTGTAAGATACTGTCCAACCAGCCAAATTTGAACATAAATTCTAGTCTAGATGAAGCTGGAATAAGTGTCTCTCCAACTTTGGTAGCCGAAGTGTTGAAGAGACTTAGTAATGCAGGGATGATTACACACTATTTCTTTAGTTGGGCTGAGAAGCAGAAAGGTTTCGTGTATACTTCAGAAATCTTCCACCACCTAATTGAAGCACTCGGAAAGATCAAGCAGTTTAGGTTGATATGGAACTTGGTGGATATTATGATGCGTAGAGGTTTGCTGAAGAGAGAAACATTCACATTGATAATCAGGCGATATGTCAGAGCTAAGAAGTTGAAGGAAGCAGTTGAGTCATTTGAAAAGATGTCATTGTTTGGATTGAAAGCAGAATTATCTGATTATAACAGTTTAATAGATACAATTAGCAAGTCTAAAAATGTTAAAAAGGCTCAGGAGATTTGTAATGAAATGAAGAGAACAAAGAGGTTTATACCTGATCTTAAGACCCACACCATTCTTTTGGAAGGTTGGGGCCTTGTTCGTGATTTGGCCAGCTTAAGAGTAGCATATCAAAAAATGTTGGATGAGGGCATTGTACCTGATGTTGTGACTTATGGCATAATAATAAATGCCTTTTGCAAGTCAGGAATGTGTGATGATGCTATAAAGATCTTTAATGAGATGGAAGCAAACAATTGCAAGCCAAGCCCTCACATCTATTGTTCTCTCATTAATGGACTTGGTTCAGAGAAGAGATTGGATGAAGCCCTTAAGTATTTTGAGCTTTCCAAAGCTAATGGGTCTCCCCCTGAGTTACCAACTTACAATGCTGTTGTGGGTTCCTATTGCTGGGTCCTGAAGTTCGAGGATGCTTTCAGAATTATTGTAGAGATGAAGAAGTGTGGTATTGGTCCAAATGCTCGTACCCTTGAAATTGTACTTCAGCATCTTATCAAAGCTGAAAAGATAGAAGAGGCTTATGCAAATTTTCAGAGTATGGAAAATAAATTTGGTTGCGAGCCCCAACTAAACACATACTCAATGATGCTCAACATGTTTTGTACTGTTGAAAGAATTGACATGGCGATAAAAGTATGGAATCAAATGAATGAAAAAGGAATACCTCCTTGTATGCACATGTTTTCAACAATGATCAATGGATTCTGCTCCATGAATAGGTTAGATGATGTTTGCAGGTACTTCCAAGAGATGCTGGATAGGGGAATCAGACCTCCTGGCCAGTTGTATAGTAAGGTAAAAGACACTCTCCTTGATGGAGGGAGGAGGGATCTGGCTATTCACTTTGGATtggaacttgatcagttaagaaACACTCCCCTGCATGGTTAA